The genomic window attaatgataatggatgataaaaaaaaacttttctatattaattttagaGTAAAGTTTGTTATTGATTTTGTATctgaaaaatatgttaaaaaaacagatacaatgcaaaatgaaaataaaaacaattttaaatagcCAGAGAGAAAATTATATAATGTAATAGCTAACTTATTTTAACTTACCTCTTTACTAACTGCCAGcataactttataattttaaaatcctcaatcCCCCTGCTTGAGATTCTTTATCCGAAAGCTCCTAAAAAATTCTTTGTATTCGTACCCTACAAAGCTATTTTCGATGTAGCAGTTTTTCGTTTATTAACCCTAGAACTGCACAGTAGGGTCTAAAAAACCCAGGCGCTCAAGTTGTCCAATATAACTCGCACAGGCGTGCGTTTTTTGACCAACCGTTTCACGTAAATTTAGTAGAGAGCCGACCGCGTTAAGAGCAAGTCGCTACGCCGAATACGTTAATCCATTACTTTGCAATTACGATATTAGTGGATCTGTGGGTACGTCAGACCCCAGTGTGCAGTTAACGACTGTTAAAGGTTCGAGgtgatttttttgtcatttcctAATATGGATAGTTCTAAGAGAGAAAATCGTCGTAAGTTAACGGAAAAAGAGTTTGAAGCTGAAAATCTGTGGACAAATGAAGAACAACCCGAGATCATTGAAGATATTTTTGGAGACTTATCAGATGAAGAAGAAAACGATATTCTTGAACAACAGTCTGACATCGATAATGAACAAAGTGAAGATGAAGAGGAAGAACAAGGAGGCCCTAGTACGTCACAAAAAAATGTCACCAGTATACTTGGAAAAAATGGGCATCGTTGGAACACACAGGCGCCAGCAAGCCAAGGACGTCCAAGACGAGACAACATTGTTTTACATTTGCCCGGCCCAAAGAAAGAGGCAAGAAATGTTCACAGCCCTGTCGAATCAGGGAATTTACTGTTGACCGAGGAGATTTTGGACATAATTGTACTGCATACCAATCAGGAAATTCGTAGGAAATGTCAAAGCGGCTTGCCACagagttacaaaaaaattactaatacgACAGAATTGAAGGCATTCATTGGTTTACTATATCTTGCTGGTGCGTTACGTGTCTCAAATTGTAATTTAGATGAACTTTGGTCAATAAAGTACGGCAATGGACTATTTCGGGCAACCATGCCCCAGCAAAGATTTCAGTTTATAGCTCTTTGTCTAAGATTTGACGATAAAATGGACAGAAATGCTAGAATACTGGTAGACAAGTTCACTCATATTCGACAAATAtgggatatttttataaataactacAAATCATACGCCCTATGAGAACTGCACCATTGATGAACAGCTTGTGAGTTTTCGAGGAAAATGTCCATTCCGCATATACATGGCAAGGAAGCCAGATAAATACGGAATAAAAGTGATGATGATTAAcgattcaaaaacattttatgtgCTCAATGCTATCCCATACGTTGGAAAAGTTAATGTTGAGAATAATGAGCCAGCACCTACATATTATGTTAGAAAACTTTCTGAACCAATACACGGTACTCACCGTAACATTACGATTGATAATTGGTTCACGTCAATACCTCTAAGTGAACAAATGTTGGAACAGTATCAGCTAACAATCCTTGAAACTTtgcgaaaaaataaaagagaaataccTCTGAAGTTTATACAGAAAAAAGATGTAGGCACATCCTTATTTGCTTTTGACAGAAACAAAACCTTAGTTTCATACACAccaaaggaaaataaaacggTACTACTTTTATCAACTTTGCATCCTGATTCGTCACTTAGTACTGTAACTGGAAAACTAAACCTTATACATTCCTATAATGAAACCAAAGGTGGTACAGACACCTTTGATCAGATGTGTCACTCTTACACCACTTCTCGAAAAACCAGACGCTGGCCTcttagaatgttttttaatatattggatGCTAGCGGAATAAATGCTATGGTACTATTTTCACTTGCAAATCCTTAGtggaaagaagaaaaaaaaacaatagaaaaacatttCTAAAAGAACTTTCAATGGCACTAATCGAACCGCACCTAAAGGAACGCTTACAAGTTACCAATTTGCAAACCTCGCTACGTCTAAAAATAAGCGAAATATTAGGAGTAGATGAACCTCAAAGGGAACGTTTCGATGTTAATCTGCCTAAAAAGGTTAGATGCTGCTTTTGTCCACGTGGTAAAGatcgaaaaacaaattttgcctgTGCAATGTGCCACAAACCATACCATTTGGAGCATAGGGCTGAACTATGTTGTGAGAATAAAAATTGAAGTGCCTGgctaagaaaacaaaatacttttttcgTTACAAAATTTAGGGTTTCgttttgttttaaggttttttgagAGACTAGTtatattttgttgatattttatttatatttttttgttatagcttcatatttgtaaaaaatgcaagagaaggCACTTgcctacatatattttttatttttatttttgtacttatatgaattttcttttaataaacatttattgataataaaacaatgtttgttGTTCTATAATCCacacataaaaaaacattgaataatagttatttaaacgtaaaaaacaaGTGGGGTTTCCGAGACCCCACTGTGCAGTGTACGTAAGATAAAATAACTGTGCTGTTCCAGGGCCAATTCTTTAAACAAAGTTAGAAATGatcttccaaaaataaattgccTTGTGTGTCTAATTTTCTGATTCTTAAACTATCAAAAGTTCAATATATCTTTGTAGAATGTCACCATATATTTCgctattaaaatttctttttatcaaTAACGGACCAATAAGTCAATCTCCCAATATATGagccaaaatattaaatttgtgaAGGAATTGCGTCTGTCCAGTTCTAAATGCTCATTGGTTTTTGTCattgttcatttaaataaaattaactgatGAGTCCAGTTTCCGCAGTAATTCTGGTTGTCACTATTTCACAATATTTAATTCCTATGTCGGGTTCATCGTCACTTGTTTATGAAGGCTTTGCTTTTTATAGGTCTTCATATCTATCATTATATAACTACGCCTCTAGTAATTATTaccaatattagaaaaaaatacgtcttatacaaaaatattcttAAGTGTTTCAAACACCacttttttagcattttcaCTATCATTTATACCTTGTTCTTTTCTGCCTGAGCACAATACAACATAACAAATattgtctaaatttttttaagtacgaATAAACCAAAATAGCAAAGGCGTAAAATGATTAATGTTACAATAGTATTATTAAGAAATCCAATCTGCGGCTACGGGGGACGCAGTTGTTGAAAAATCATGgctaattttattcataaaataccCAGCAGCCTATTTAAATAGTCATGATCATAAAATACTTAAGATACAAACTTGAAAGAACActaaactaaacaaaaatctaCGCCACTAAATACTTCCATATTACTCAATAGTTTTAGATACAATCGAATACCATATGGAGGCACGTATCTAGCCAATCACGAGTTGAATTTCTCCATAACAAAGTACTTATCAACCAATTTGGTGCGATTAAACCGTATCGATACATATATTTCGTATTAAGGAAAAAGTCaattctgaagtggagtcaacGATGGctagaacacttgccgaaatgcatcatttatatcacataataaagattttaaatataaaactttaaagattaaaaaaatattcagcaGGCggaattaataagaaattctATTTTATAACTAGTTCTTTCCATCAAAGgactatttataaaaataaactcaagATCAACCTCAAAAAAAGGAGCTGCTACTATTTCAAGgggacgtaactttggcacatCACTTGCTGTGTCCCTGGGTGCAGTGCAGTTGCcatactccaggacagttcgatttctgagAACCAAATTAGATTCCAAACTCTCCTGTCTCCTGGTATGATCACGCAGATATTAGAATTAGGAAGACCACTTGCGCGCTATAGGCTTAGAGAAGGGCTTTCGGCAACACCTATTATCTGTCCGGCAAAATCCTTCACTGGATCTTCTTCTCGCATACGGGGCTTCGTTATCGTTTGGTGACCATGAACAGAGAAAGCAAAAATCCGAGCCCAACTGGATTGGAGTTCAGTGTCTTGCATGTTTCAGCATAACGGATTCCATTCAAGCGGCGCTAACTAGAGTGCCAGAAACTGAGAAATTGAGCCTTCTGTCATTGGACGTGGTTGTACAATTCGAGGTAATGGAGTTTGCGCATGTCCTTGGTGAACTACAGACTGGTGAGACTGGTCATGCAAAAATCTGGTCACAAGACGTATAGAAGTgccctctccttctgatggacAGTGACTGTATGGTATCCTAGACTGTGGGTTACAAGAGTTTTGTGACCCACATCGCAGACAGAGTAAAGTGGGAGCATTTCAATGGGCTTATATTTAGTATATCGTTAAATCTAGTATATAGATGCCTCCAGAATGATATACTGAGAATAGAGCTGGTGGAGGGCTCTGTAATGGAGTTCGACAAACCAGCAAAGCATATTTGATGGGAGAGCATACTACTTCTTCCACGCTAAAGTTTCTGCTGTGTTGAAATGCGGACAGGAAATCCTAAACTGCGGACACCCGAAATTCTAAACGACTGCCAATAAGGATATTACGGTCAAAAAGCTGAGCGCCAAGCTGGTTGACTTTGGCGCCCTCTTGTTTTGCAAAAAAGTTCTGGAAGAACTGGTAAAAGTGAGTTGCAGGGTTCAGCTTGTCTAGGTGCTTAGGCACTCAGGCCATGCTGGAAACAAGGAAGCCCTTGCTAAACTAGGATCTGTGAAACAGTTGGTCTAAATTAATAATCGGTATAGCTTAATGTATAGCAGCTGCAGCAATAAAGAGTCTGCTGGACAAGTAAACCTTCCTACCTGCCTCACCAGAAATCTAATGCCTTAAATAGATGCGAAATTTGGTGTGCCGAGCACTCACGCTCGCTAGAGTTTTAAAGTCTTTTAtaccagagagccttattggCTTTTCTAAGGTGATTGGTCTCTGGTAACACTCGGTGGGTCACAACGTTTCCATCACAAGACCTATGTGCAGGTGAGCCTCTTAAATCTTATTTGAGTAACCGGCAGCAATTTGTTTCTATGAATGATAAACGCTCAGGCATGAGTAGTATTTACATGTGGGGATCTTAGAGCTCCGTGCTGGGGGTCATActtttttaatgtatgtttaTAGAGTTTGGGCCTGGGGACGGACCTCGTACTATTTGCTaatgataatataattttaataaaaaattagaacaagtACTTATGAAGTAAAACTAGAGGCAAGTGAGTTGTTTGCTACAAATGAATTGTCACTGAACTATACTAAAACACAAACAATATTATTTAGCCATAGGAAGGAATATGCCAGAGAATTAATGTTGTCAAGGGAAGGTCACATTGATTTCAGGCCCTTATAAAATGAATTACCTAGAGAATCACTCTTATTAGCATACCACTCTTTGTATATGTCTCATTGCAATTATGGTCCTCTTGTTTTGGGTCATTGTCCACATACAGAGAGAATATTCAAATTGCAGAGGAAGCTTATCAGAATTTTGTTTAGTAAGGGCTATAGGGAGgatgtatttgaaaattttaagaaaaatggctTACTAACCTTGCTAGGTCTATACTTGTTGTGTCTAAAATGCATAAAGAGTAATCTAGAGAAGTACCAGAGATTCATTCAAGAGgatattcataattattttatatcaagTTAAGTTTTCTTAGAGTTTCTCATTACATAATATAGTCAACTATTATGCGCTactttttttcagtaaaatacccaaaaatattcaaatacttgagttggaaaaaattgttcaaataattaaatctgCCCTATACGAGAGTGCAAATACGAAATAGAGAATTTTTTGAATGGATTTGTGGTTATCCAGGCTTAGCATATGGCACCACGAGGGGGGCgctcaatttaatttttgttttccatttaaGTTTTGTATGTTGGAATTAGTAATTAGGCTTATATCTATTCTAAATGTGGTTGGAGTATGGATCTGAATTgtaattattaaactaaaattaatgtaaaattgGTGCATAGTAATGCTGTGATATATAATTCTGACTGCTTAGTCGGATCGATAAAGTTTGCTTAACTTGCGCCTTGAATACTTGTTGTAAATATACAAGAAAATACCGACACTTCCATAACTATGATTCGTATATCCAATAATTGTCGGTGTATTTACAATTTCCCTAACTCTCTTTAGACAACAGTTCTTGGGGTATTTAATTTAACCGTAATTCTTTATCTTTTGACATTAGCCATTGTTTACAGttgtaaatctaaaaatacttGGCATTGGCTTTTACGGATATTATCCCGACATCATGATACTAAGACATTTCTATAGTGTATGTCTTTTCGTAATTTTGTGCCCTGGTTAGCTGTGCATTATGTTTAAAGAGGTCAAGTCCCCAGAACTGGAgcgttattttgtttttttttaatagttttttcatcACTTGCTTAGATTACCATTTACCACAGTTAGATTGTTTGACAACCTAAAAGATCatcaatttaatattacttaatagtGCTCAGTCACACTTGTTTTGGATTTAAGTTCTATAGAGAAGCTGAAAAAGAAACTTTGTGATTTACGAAAGATGCTGGAGATGTTCGTGTCTGGAATTAGGCTTAAAAATAGTAACTAATAGATAGTTTTAGTACCAGTCTAGGTTTATATCGGTACCAAACAATATTAATAGTGAAATACCATCTGCAAGAATATTTTGTAACTAAATTAATGCGTTTGACACGTCAATACTGTGTACTTTAACGTATTGTTGtagaaacttaaatattatcCTTATATCCAGATATCCCatgtaaatttaaactaaatttaattaaaaacttactttCCTTTTAGAATCTCGTGAGTGGATTTTTTACGCTTTCCAATTTAGCAGAAATGGTAAAAACACCATTTAAAAGAAGAGAGAACTACACGAGGGCAGTATTACTTTTAACATTATTAAGCATGCTTCTTGGATATTTAGCTATGGGATCCGCaggaatctttttttattttgtaagaaCAAAACTCCAGTGGACTTTGACTGCATTTACTTTGTATGGGACGGTACAAAATATTTTGggaatttttggtaaaaataattaagttgcaaatattgttttttttttattctttttaaatttttttaggtgcCGTCTTTGTAATGTATCTTCTtcatacctattttaaaataagagaaatttttttaatactcgtaggaatgtttttttctataatatcaACAGTTATGTTTGGTTTGGCGAATAGAGACTGGCAGATATATCTAGGTTAGCCAAACTATATATAAAACTCTTTAGGCTTTTGTaactttaagtaatttatagGTGCTGTGTTAAATCTGCCGGCTTCTGGTCAAAATTCTTTACAAAGGTCTCTTGTTTCAAAACTAGTACATGAAGAAGAAGTtgcgaaaatattttcaactctTTCCATAGGTGCAAATGTATTAGGGCCTTTAAGTGCAATTATATATACCTatttatacaatacttttatcAATATAGATCCTGGACTGTACAACTTTTTTACTGCTGGTGTTCAGGCTTGTATCTTTTTACTCTTTTTGTAAGTAGTAAATTAtgtgatttttgaatatttattgacattGCATATGTTTTTAGGTTAGCAGTAATTATACAATGTAGGGGCACATCTCAGCCAtacaagaattttcaaaatgaaaataatatacaagaaGATGAATCTGAGAATATAATCGCATCAAACACAgatagttgttaaaaaattattttagatttgaattttaaaattttcttaattaggTAATCTTAGATTTATCAACTTTTGctgtgatttttattataaatgtgaTAGTTTTTATTCAACTGGAATTGTAGTTTAggaaaatgtatataaaaataattcaaaagtatataaaatttcaCTATTTTGTAAAGGTTTCtcatagaataatttttttattcttataaagtataattttttttcttaaacgttTTAAGTTAGTGTTTTAAAGCTAGAAGTAcgaacatatatattttttaaagaagtaatcatataaataaatttaattgacaCATAATCCACTTAAgtttaaatttggtttaattatCCTTTTCCttcttttatgtttaattttaataaagcagGTGTAAATAACAATGTTATCGGTCCCTCGACACATATGTTTTTCGCACAGTAAAATTTGCCCAAAATTCCATGGAGACGTCACTTGTAATGGTGCGCAACAAACGCACTTGACCTGGACCAGAAGCAGCGACATCGGCATACGCCAAATTTACGGCAATTTTACGGCAacactaaattttttatacagtcCATTTCATCGAAACATTTTGGTCACTTCGACCTcggaaatattaaattgataatttaatttttttttgactttaaaaaaatttggtcgccatatttattttattatatctttattatttgaaaattgacTAATTCCTTgccaaaaaactaaaacatttagCGCACGTTAGGTCGGCAAAGCAATAGATGATGGgcaaattatttctatttcGGTCCtgtatacagtgtgtcccattttggatgagattgCAGGATatttctgtcattttttaagatataactttgtggttttcgcgaccctatgtcacaataaaaatgtttacttttggaaatgttattatttctcaggccctgtataagataagatataaaaaaaatgaaaactgcttataatagatactTATATATTAAAGGTCAGTGGcgtatttcaaaaaaagtttagagTCCTGTTTTTAAGTTTGtgcacaaacttggtattttttaaaaggaaaactCTGTACattttaatgacaaatttttgcaatttttttctgaGTACTTTAatgtatcacaacctaatcttaattaaatttaagcttgaaaaatcagaaaaatctatattcatttttgttttttaataataggccATGAATTATTTCAGACATGCAATTACAACATATATACGTTGATAATATATtaccatccttatttaaacgtatttggtacactgtttctcaaaaccgaattattgtggattgtctgtgttgtttatgatagaataatatataaagttatttatttttactaaataaacccttgctaattacaaaccctcataaaatcatctatattttgatttttatagatggttgtacctattaatgtggaaacactacATAGAAGGAAAGTAGTTGTAATAgttaaaatagaaagaaaataaaagtatttttaactgaaGTTGTTAAGTacatacaagcaaaaatttaaatgaagatcatcattttcatggtattaggttttataagattcaagtttaagtttagatttataatattcaagattatcagaataataaaacaaaatattataaagtgcatgcatctatcccaagttaattgaaactttgtctcattataatctcatttaaatttaactttctattttgtatttgtaaacataacctctcggaaactttaattgttttgtttccctataattggcacaactgaaatttgtcagagtgaccaacatcgaaaggacacaatgaCGCAAAAGggcggccacctagtagtggtcatttacttttcattgaattggccgtccaggtatatttattaggttcgtgcataaaccacatacAGTTTCAATTCGccttaaggcatttaaaattataaagggttgTTACGCCACTGTACAACGTCATAATGGTAACAAGCGCCTACCTGCAGCCCCCTTGtaccgaattcaaaatttcgcGGTTGCGCAATGGCAAGCTGGCAGGCAGTCTGTCGATATCGATTTGTTGACATAAGCAAATGTAgtctttttgatattttgacttattttattagtaattatgataaagaaatttttttttcttattttcaatttaagttttaatacacaaattatgtgtgttttgtttttttcacaaaataatacAAGACTTAATGAGTGTTTCTAAACGTGAACTAATGAGTTATGTAAATAActatgataataatataatgtttaAGTTATGTTATATTAAGTTCCGGATGTTCCACACATAAATTATCCTGGGGCTCGTAAAAAGGAGCAAAGTCACTCTCTCCGAATTCATTAACCCATGCCTCCAAACTTATAGCATCATTTGGATGTTGTACAGATCAGCCTTTCcaataaagtgattttttactTATGTTTAGATCTTTCTTGGTTAACAAATGCATGCATTTAAGATTACTTTTAGAAACTGAGTCTCCTATCTCACCTAAAATGACTTTCAATGCTATTTTTACAGCTATCTTTGAAGCAATAGCTTCTCTTTCTGCTTTACTCAAAGACAGATGTCCAAGATCTCTCTCTTGACCATGACTAACATGTATCTTGCAAAAGTGGACTTCAGATtgccatttttatgaaaaacattaattatagTCATAGAAAGGCTGTGCgaaagatatataaaaaatgaaatcctAATGTCTGACCAGCTTCACCCGAACCAACAGGCATATACTTCAGAGACATCAACAGACTTAGCCCTACACTCACCAATAGGATGGGTAAAAAGGTCGAAGAGATTACATAGAGACCACCAGGGAGGACCACAAAGAGTTCACCCTGAGTGTCTTTATTGACATCGAGGGTACATTTGACCTTCTTTAAAATAAGAGAGTCGCTACAAATTAGAAACCACCTAGACATGTTGATCTGTCCATCATTAAGTTCCACACTCTACTGTGGAACTTGGTTTTAGACAGTATCATCATCTGCCTGAATAATCACCACCACCACACAATAGCATACGCAGACGACTTAGCAATTCTGCAAAGGGGTAAATTTGAACACTCGCTTTGCGAACAAATGCAGGTTCTTCAAATTATGGTGTGCGGAATATTCCTTATGCATTAACCCCAAAAAGACTAAGATGCTGCcattcaccaaaaaaaaaagataataacttCTCTGGCATTCAAATTATCATAAGACCAATTCTAACATATGGCGCTATTGTCTGGGGCCATAAAGTAGATCAAACCATAACTCGTCAAAAACTAGACCATGCTCAATGAATGGCTTGCCTCAACATAACGAGAGCAATAAGATTTACACCAAGCAGAGCTCTGGAAATGATGTCGTGTTTGATGTCCCTGGAAATTTATGTCAAGGATGTTGTCTTACTTACAATGACGCGCTTCCGCTCTACTGGAACGAACATAAGCGTGGGGACAGACCTGCAAACAGCTCGCCTCTGGCAGGATGCAACAAACTCGCTTCCTATACTGGAGACTCGAGTTGATCTTGCCTCACCAATCTTTACTTTCAACAAACCTTACACAATCAACACAAAGCGCATTGGTACCAATCGGATGGCGGGTATCACTAATATCTATTCGGATGGTTCCGACACtgaatcaaatcaaatcaaatcaaaatgctttattgtcagaaaatttacattttatcgacaaagctaaaggacaaaaaaatacaaatataaataaataaacataaaaaaaaatactcagacaaaatacacacaaagtaaataggtacataacaaaacaaaaatactgtacaatttattaaattgtacaatttggtcgaaatacataaataaaataatttttatatacaaatatacacacaattatatgtataaaattgtcaaaaaccttagtcacaaaaaaacatacaataaaataaaatatacaataataagcagctaaacattttgcaaataataggtagctaataacgccagtgtgtgtgctttaaaaggaaatattaaaaaagtcttctactgtATATAGTGCTTTTTTCAGTAGTAAAGATTTTAGGGCATTGcgaaaacaactaaaagtagtaatcaattttattacggaaggcagatggttgtgcatttttattgctgcatAAAGTATAGAGTTCTTTACTAATTCCGACCGTGAAATTGGCAGATGAAGATTATGATCAACGTTCCTTAGCGAATAGCTGTGGGATGGTCTTTCTGAAATCTGGGACACATGTTTGCGGATAAGGCAGATAGATTCAAATATGAATAAGGATGGAAGAGTAaggatcttatattttataaaatgtacttGGCAGTGAGCTCTACTATCAAGTCCTAATAAGTAGCGAAGCGCtctcttttgaagtttaaatataCGCTGAAATTGGGTCTTAcagcatgtaccccagaatggaagggcgtaacgaagatgtgactcaaaaagagcataataaactgttttggcCGTGAAAAAGCCTAATTCTCTTGAGATtaatcttatggcaaaacatgccgagcttagttttttagataagGTATCTATGTGCAAA from Anthonomus grandis grandis chromosome 13, icAntGran1.3, whole genome shotgun sequence includes these protein-coding regions:
- the LOC126743629 gene encoding proton-coupled folate transporter-like, yielding MGFKPTVEIPIFLATLSFMLTASVSNNLLIYRTCYIVLHYNKTECALLGFVTNNETEKLELLVSPTSTYIALVNTIVQSVLGSVLCLFTAPWSDRFGRRPIIVMGFIGGCISMLFHIIFAAFELTPWFIIVPSLTVLLSGGGASFITILYAYLTDLTNKDERGWRIGIFDLAMAAGVLIGMSSSSYLLIATNYVTVFSIGAALQTVALIYVIFLLPESLQHRETSNLVSGFFTLSNLAEMVKTPFKRRENYTRAVLLLTLLSMLLGYLAMGSAGIFFYFVRTKLQWTLTAFTLYGTVQNILGIFGAVFVMYLLHTYFKIREIFLILVGMFFSIISTVMFGLANRDWQIYLGAVLNLPASGQNSLQRSLVSKLVHEEEVAKIFSTLSIGANVLGPLSAIIYTYLYNTFINIDPGLYNFFTAGVQACIFLLFLLAVIIQCRGTSQPYKNFQNENNIQEDESENIIASNTDSC